A stretch of Triticum aestivum cultivar Chinese Spring chromosome 1D, IWGSC CS RefSeq v2.1, whole genome shotgun sequence DNA encodes these proteins:
- the LOC123183302 gene encoding probable GABA transporter 2, translated as MDPNMAGHTGASPFLVSPSTGRAMTPSASYGGGEDGKPAAGDAGAAFVLESKGTWWHAGFHLTTAMVGPTVLTLPYALRGMGWALGLAALTAVAAVTFYTYYLMSRVLDHREAAGRRHIRFRELAADVLGSGWVFYAVVTVQTAINAGITIGSILIAGNCLQIMYESLAPNGTLKLYHFIIIVAVVLSLFSQMPSFHSLRYINLGSLVLAFGYTILISGACIRAGMMSNAPVKDYSLSPSKSGKMYDAFLSISILATVFGNGILPEIQATLAPPAAGKMVKALVLCYTVVFFTFYLSAISGYWAFGNKVQSNALQSLMPDSGPSLAPTWLLGLAVVLVLLQLLAIALVYSQVAYEIMEKGSADAGHGRFSWRNLAPRVALRTLYVAACAFVAAALPFFGDIVGVVGALGFIPLDFVLPVVMYNMALAPPKRSAVYVINVAIMALFTGVGIIGAIASVRKLVLDAGQFKLFSDHVIS; from the exons ATGGATCCGAACATGGCCGGGCACACCGGGGCCAGCCCGTTCCTGGTGTCGCCGTCGACGGGGCGCGCCATGACCCCCTCCGCCTCCTACGGCGGCGGCGAGGACGGGAAGCCGGCGGCGGGGGACGCGGGCGCGGCGTTCGTGCTGGAGTCCAAGGGCACGTGGTGGCACGCGGGGTTCCACCTCACCACCGCCATGGTGGGCCCGACGGTGCTCACGCTGCCGTACGCGCTCCGCGGCATGGGCTGGGCGCTCGGCCTCGCCGCgctcaccgccgtcgccgccgtcacctTCTACACCTACTACCTCATGTCCCGCGTGCTCGACCACCGCGaggccgccggccgccgccacatCCGCTTccgggagctcgccgccgacgtccTCG GGTCCGGGTGGGTGTTCTACGCGGTGGTCACCGTGCAGACCGCCATCAACGCCGGCATCACCATCGGCAGCATCCTCATCGCCGGCAACTGCCTCCAG ATTATGTACGAGAGCTTGGCGCCGAATGGTACCCTGAAGCTGTaccacttcatcatcatcgtcgccgtcgTGTTGTCGCTCTTCTCGCAGATGCCGTCATTCCACTCGCTGCGGTATATCAACCTCGGGTCCCTAGTCCTAGCCTTCGGCTACACCATCCTCATATCGGGCGCGTGCATTCGGGCAG GTATGATGAGCAATGCTCCGGTGAAAGATTACTCGCTGAGCCCGTCAAAGTCCGGGAAGATGTATGACGCCTTCCTCTCCATCTCGATCCTGGCCACCGTGTTCGGCAACGGCATCCTGCCTGAGATCCAAGCCACCCTGGCGCCACCAGCGGCGGGGAAGATGGTGAAGGCGCTGGTGCTGTGCTACACTGTGGTCTTCTTCACCTTCTACCTGTCGGCCATCTCTGGCTACTGGGCCTTCGGCAACAAGGTGCAGTCCAATGCGCTGCAGAGCCTGATGCCGGACTCGGGACCCTCTCTGGCACCGACATGGCTCCTCGGCCTCGCcgtcgtgctcgtcctcctccagcTCCTGGCCATTGCGCTGGTGTACTCGCAAGTGGCCTACGAGATCATGGAGAAAGGGTCGGCAGACGCGGGCCATGGAAGGTTCTCATGGCGGAACCTGGCGCCGCGGGTGGCGCTGCGGACCTTGTACGTTGCGGCATGCGCATTTGTGGCGGCGGCCCTGCCGTTCTTCGGTGACATCGTGGGCGTGGTCGGTGCGTTGGGGTTCATCCCGCTCGACTTCGTGCTCCCCGTCGTCATGTACAACATGGCGTTGGCCCCGCCTAAGAGGTCGGCGGTGTACGTAATCAACGTGGCTATCATGGCCTTGTTCACCGGTGTTGGGATCATTGGCGCCATTGCGTCCGTGCGGAAGCTTGTGCTCGACGCCGGACAGTTCAAGCTGTTCAGTGACCATGTCATCAGCTGA